One segment of Nitrospirota bacterium DNA contains the following:
- a CDS encoding ROK family protein encodes MSRTVIGVDLGGTNLRVALLSADGEIIVKKKEVTRSSEGWKTVVAQLVENIERLREVAVERGLSVAAVGVGAPGVIKMEKGIVVKSPNFPDWNNLPLRELLEKALQVPVIIENDANAAALGEQWRGAGRGINSMILLTLGTGVGGGIVLDSRIWQGADGMAGEIGHMTLIPDGRQCGCGNTGCLEMYASARGIVLSYREALLQTGTSQAAEVTSAQIYKAARDGDSVARSVMKDMGRMLGIGIASLINIFNPQMIVIGGGVKDAWELFIGSTREEVMRRAFQVPAERTEIVPSMLGDDAGIVGAAATALHLQNTQSGGKK; translated from the coding sequence ATGAGCCGTACGGTGATAGGCGTAGACCTCGGAGGGACAAACCTGAGAGTCGCGCTTTTGAGCGCAGACGGCGAGATTATCGTCAAGAAAAAGGAAGTAACCCGCTCTTCTGAAGGCTGGAAGACCGTCGTTGCCCAACTGGTCGAGAACATCGAGCGCCTGCGGGAGGTCGCTGTCGAGCGGGGATTGAGTGTGGCTGCGGTCGGCGTCGGCGCGCCCGGTGTCATCAAGATGGAGAAGGGCATTGTAGTGAAATCGCCCAATTTCCCCGACTGGAACAACCTCCCCCTCAGGGAGTTGCTGGAGAAGGCGCTGCAGGTCCCGGTCATCATAGAGAATGACGCCAACGCGGCAGCACTGGGAGAGCAGTGGCGCGGTGCGGGCCGGGGCATCAACAGCATGATCCTGCTGACGCTCGGGACGGGTGTGGGCGGCGGGATCGTCCTGGACAGCCGGATATGGCAGGGCGCCGACGGGATGGCGGGAGAGATCGGCCACATGACGCTGATCCCCGACGGACGGCAGTGCGGGTGCGGCAACACCGGCTGTCTTGAAATGTACGCGTCGGCGCGCGGCATTGTGCTGAGCTACCGCGAAGCGCTCCTGCAGACCGGGACGTCCCAGGCAGCGGAAGTCACCTCAGCACAGATCTATAAGGCCGCGCGGGACGGCGATTCCGTTGCCCGATCGGTCATGAAGGACATGGGCCGTATGCTCGGTATTGGCATCGCGAGTCTGATCAATATATTCAATCCGCAGATGATCGTGATTGGCGGCGGGGTGAAGGACGCCTGGGAACTGTTCATCGGCTCCACCCGTGAAGAGGTCATGCGGCGGGCGTTCCAGGTACCTGCCGAACGGACCGAGATCGTGCCGTCCATGCTCGGGGATGACGCGGGTATCGTCGGCGCAGCGGCCACGGCGCTTCACCTGCAGAATACGCAATCGGGGGGAAAGAAGTAA
- a CDS encoding DUF2752 domain-containing protein, protein MEVTFRKRERGGIEFGIIYGLIALLALVAARFLPVLAVAPSCPFKALTGLPCPTCGSTRSIVHLAHGDFTAALAMNPLICMLCTVAFLGLFYGILAKVTELPGFRIALSDREKNAFRVVAVLILLSNWMYLFFVL, encoded by the coding sequence ATGGAGGTGACGTTCCGGAAGCGGGAGCGGGGCGGGATCGAGTTCGGTATCATTTACGGATTGATCGCCCTGCTCGCGCTGGTCGCGGCGAGGTTCCTGCCGGTGCTCGCAGTTGCGCCTTCCTGTCCGTTTAAAGCGCTTACCGGCCTGCCTTGCCCGACCTGCGGCTCGACCCGCTCGATCGTTCATCTGGCGCATGGGGATTTCACCGCAGCCCTGGCAATGAACCCGCTCATCTGCATGCTTTGTACGGTCGCCTTTTTGGGTCTCTTTTACGGAATACTGGCGAAGGTCACGGAACTTCCGGGGTTCAGAATTGCCCTTTCTGACCGTGAAAAGAACGCGTTTCGCGTTGTGGCTGTCCTGATCCTGCTATCCAACTGGATGTATCTTTTCTTCGTTCTCTGA
- a CDS encoding YIP1 family protein, with translation MFCPQCGNEVADDQLFCQHCGARLRGEFPPAEAAPGPGSRETTPWEDREARGFWAGLLRTLVESLFRPTEFFRKMPVTGGLTNPLLYALIIGMTGLISSYFWQIVAKGAMPGMQFGMGQSLLGGIGMALLAFFSPFVIIIGLFVSAGILHLCLMLVKGSKAGFEGTFRVVSYGYSANIFMVIPFCGGLIAGAWAIVLSIIGLREAHETTGGKATVAVFLPLIICCGLLALGVVIFLGAAAGSLGVMLQELQK, from the coding sequence ATGTTTTGCCCTCAATGCGGCAACGAAGTGGCCGACGATCAGCTTTTCTGCCAGCACTGCGGAGCCAGGCTTCGTGGAGAGTTTCCTCCTGCCGAAGCGGCTCCGGGCCCCGGAAGCAGGGAAACAACGCCTTGGGAGGACCGCGAGGCACGGGGCTTCTGGGCCGGACTCTTGAGAACGCTGGTCGAATCGCTCTTCCGTCCTACCGAATTTTTCAGGAAGATGCCCGTGACCGGAGGCCTGACGAACCCCCTGCTCTATGCCCTGATCATCGGGATGACGGGGTTGATATCTTCATACTTCTGGCAGATCGTCGCGAAGGGCGCCATGCCTGGCATGCAGTTCGGCATGGGCCAAAGCCTGTTGGGGGGCATCGGCATGGCCCTCCTTGCCTTTTTTTCTCCCTTTGTCATCATCATCGGATTGTTCGTGTCAGCCGGTATTCTCCACCTCTGCCTCATGCTCGTAAAAGGGTCCAAAGCCGGCTTTGAAGGGACGTTTCGCGTGGTTTCCTACGGGTACAGCGCGAATATCTTCATGGTCATTCCCTTTTGCGGGGGCTTGATCGCGGGAGCCTGGGCTATCGTGCTCTCCATCATCGGCCTCAGGGAGGCACATGAGACGACGGGAGGAAAAGCGACTGTCGCCGTGTTCCTGCCTCTCATCATCTGCTGCGGCCTGTTGGCGCTCGGGGTTGTGATTTTTCTGGGCGCGGCAGCCGGATCGCTCGGCGTGATGCTGCAGGAACTGCAGAAATGA
- a CDS encoding MogA/MoaB family molybdenum cofactor biosynthesis protein translates to MKTKIRTAVITLSDKGSRGEREDESGRVIREMIAGIGAAVEHYAILPDEKQIIIDALSRLSDSGGIDLILTTGGTGVAPRDVTPEATFSVIDRELPGMAEAMRAESLKKTPRAMISRAVTGIRKQTLIVNLPGSPKAVRENLAVVLAALPHAIEKIKGDPADCAETQDHSPA, encoded by the coding sequence ATGAAAACAAAAATACGTACTGCCGTCATTACCCTGAGCGATAAGGGCTCGAGGGGCGAGCGTGAGGATGAGAGCGGCAGGGTCATACGCGAAATGATCGCAGGGATCGGGGCAGCGGTCGAGCATTATGCCATCCTTCCCGACGAAAAACAGATCATCATCGACGCTCTCTCCAGGCTGTCCGATTCAGGCGGCATCGACCTCATTCTCACGACCGGCGGCACCGGGGTCGCTCCCCGCGACGTGACCCCCGAGGCCACCTTCTCCGTGATCGACCGCGAACTTCCGGGCATGGCAGAGGCCATGCGCGCCGAAAGCCTCAAGAAAACTCCCCGTGCCATGATATCCCGCGCTGTTACCGGCATCCGGAAGCAGACGCTGATCGTAAACCTCCCCGGCAGTCCCAAGGCCGTCCGGGAAAATCTCGCCGTCGTCCTTGCAGCGCTTCCCCATGCGATCGAGAAGATCAAGGGGGATCCCGCTGATTGTGCAGAGACGCAGGATCACAGCCCCGCCTGA
- a CDS encoding diguanylate cyclase, which translates to MVRFIQRSLELRIAVALVIVLAAVIGGFTAMDIRIMRKDTIRTSERNLAALAGTVKGNVIAAMRRGNHLDVQRIIEEARSSFGIDRIVIYDEEGKLLRRSGIGPGERTLPIPPSVLAAIASGDRSDLHDHGTASLSYYSPIANQAPCYRCHGSDRLLNGILRIDFSLQGIEPLITARRNSILLWTTIMVALLMTVLVALLRHFVHTPVEELRRAMARAEAGDENILLPDTGSDELAVLQRGFISMLDRINSLHRANFDKEKELAHNREAMRFRNELQSMFNAMPDGVLLVDTSMRIIQSNPRVYELVPALEKAGGVIKPDCVQKECCPFRGIGEVLKSAAMMESQCSISLRGGDARHLHSICAPVMEEGRVAYVVQVVRDITERVKTERELEERTSELVAANRLLSQLAQTDSLTEVSNRRYFDELLDREIKGHSRRKNSQLSLMMIDIDHFKLLNDRLGHLAGDTVLRELAKMLGENVRETDTVARFGGEEFVIVMPDTHLDGAGYHAEVLRKKVEARPFPGPDGPVRMTVSIGVAAYVSGSPSQEVLRSADRALYEAKEGGRNRVVVIRPEAVVKEQGSVG; encoded by the coding sequence ATGGTGCGATTCATTCAGAGAAGTCTTGAGCTCAGGATTGCGGTGGCGCTCGTAATCGTGCTCGCCGCGGTAATCGGCGGGTTCACGGCGATGGACATCCGGATCATGCGGAAGGACACCATCCGGACATCGGAACGGAACCTGGCGGCCCTTGCGGGGACCGTCAAGGGCAACGTCATCGCAGCGATGCGTCGCGGAAATCACCTCGATGTCCAGCGCATCATCGAAGAGGCACGGTCCTCCTTCGGTATTGACCGCATCGTGATCTACGACGAAGAGGGGAAGCTGCTGCGCCGGTCCGGCATCGGACCCGGTGAGCGCACTCTCCCGATCCCCCCGTCGGTTCTCGCCGCCATTGCCTCCGGCGACCGGAGCGACCTCCACGACCACGGCACAGCCTCCCTTTCCTATTATTCTCCCATAGCCAACCAGGCCCCGTGCTACCGATGTCACGGCAGCGATCGCCTCCTGAACGGCATTCTGCGCATCGATTTTTCGCTTCAGGGTATAGAACCGCTCATTACAGCCAGACGGAACAGCATCCTGCTCTGGACCACGATCATGGTCGCTTTGCTTATGACCGTACTCGTAGCCCTGCTGCGCCATTTCGTGCACACTCCCGTGGAGGAGCTCAGGAGGGCGATGGCCCGGGCGGAGGCCGGGGATGAGAACATCTTGCTTCCCGATACGGGCTCGGACGAGCTCGCAGTGCTCCAGCGGGGTTTCATCAGCATGCTGGACCGCATCAACAGCCTGCACCGGGCAAACTTCGACAAGGAGAAAGAACTCGCGCACAACCGTGAGGCGATGCGGTTCCGGAACGAACTGCAGAGCATGTTCAACGCGATGCCCGATGGCGTGCTGCTCGTCGACACAAGCATGCGTATCATCCAGAGCAATCCCCGCGTATATGAGCTCGTGCCGGCCCTCGAAAAGGCGGGTGGGGTGATCAAGCCCGACTGCGTGCAGAAGGAATGCTGCCCCTTCAGGGGCATCGGCGAGGTTCTCAAGAGCGCAGCCATGATGGAGAGCCAGTGCAGCATCAGTCTCCGCGGCGGGGATGCGAGGCACCTGCACAGCATCTGCGCGCCGGTCATGGAGGAGGGGAGGGTCGCTTATGTGGTCCAGGTGGTCCGCGACATCACGGAGCGGGTGAAGACCGAGCGGGAGCTCGAAGAGAGGACGTCGGAGCTCGTTGCCGCCAACCGGCTGCTCTCCCAGCTTGCCCAGACCGACAGTCTGACGGAGGTGAGCAATCGCCGCTATTTCGACGAACTCCTGGACAGGGAGATAAAAGGGCACAGCAGGCGGAAGAACTCCCAACTTTCGCTCATGATGATCGACATCGACCACTTCAAGCTCCTGAATGACAGGCTTGGCCATCTGGCCGGCGACACGGTTCTCCGCGAACTTGCCAAAATGCTCGGGGAGAATGTGCGCGAAACAGACACGGTCGCGCGGTTCGGGGGGGAGGAGTTCGTGATCGTCATGCCGGACACCCATCTCGACGGTGCCGGGTACCACGCGGAGGTTCTGAGAAAAAAGGTCGAGGCCAGGCCTTTTCCCGGACCCGACGGACCGGTCAGGATGACGGTCAGCATCGGCGTTGCCGCTTATGTATCCGGCTCCCCCTCGCAGGAGGTGCTCAGGAGCGCCGACCGGGCGCTCTATGAAGCAAAAGAGGGCGGGCGGAACAGGGTTGTTGTCATCCGGCCCGAAGCTGTGGTAAAAGAACAGGGAAGCGTGGGCTGA